In Dysgonomonadaceae bacterium zrk40, one genomic interval encodes:
- a CDS encoding glycosyltransferase family 2 protein produces the protein MKKIDAFILFTEPAQAMQTVAELRQSESVGRIFLLTPEGITEQIEGCLTIPIDRLQSSATVLKIAQHAAAPYTLIYQKPTRLQPGYFAPERMTRIAEDSSAGMVYSDYWAIRNGVKSNHPVIDYQEGSLRDDFNFGSLLLYRTAALKEAAGRMAASSYRYAGLYDLRLKVSQQHSLVHINEYLYSEIEEDNRASGQKIFDYVDPKNRELQLEMEQACTEHLKDVGGWLAPTFEPIAFDGGEFPCEASVIIPVRNRIKTIRDAISSVLSQQTSFPFNLIVVDNHSDDGTTEAIRAFQDDKRLIHLIPEREDLGIGGCWNMGVHHPECGKFAVQLDSDDIYSGNDTLQKIIEAFYAQQCAMVVGTYRMTNFAMEMIPPGIIDHREWTPDNGRNNALRINGLGAPRAFYTPLLREIKLPNTSYGEDYALGLSISRRYRIGRIYEVLYLCRRWEENSDASLDIERMNAHNLYKDRIRTWELQARKRLNEVNR, from the coding sequence ATGAAAAAAATAGACGCATTCATCCTCTTCACAGAACCTGCACAGGCAATGCAAACCGTGGCAGAGCTCAGGCAATCGGAATCAGTGGGCAGGATCTTCCTGCTGACGCCTGAAGGCATCACGGAACAGATCGAAGGATGCCTTACCATCCCCATCGACAGGCTGCAGAGCAGTGCCACCGTGCTAAAAATCGCACAGCATGCCGCTGCACCCTACACGCTGATCTACCAGAAGCCGACGCGGTTACAGCCGGGCTACTTCGCACCGGAGCGGATGACACGCATCGCGGAGGATAGCAGCGCCGGGATGGTCTACTCCGATTATTGGGCCATCCGCAACGGGGTGAAGAGCAACCATCCGGTGATCGACTACCAGGAGGGGAGCCTGCGCGACGATTTCAACTTCGGCTCGCTGTTGCTTTACCGCACAGCGGCACTCAAAGAGGCTGCCGGAAGAATGGCCGCGAGTAGCTACCGCTATGCAGGTCTCTACGACCTCCGGTTGAAGGTGTCGCAGCAGCATTCGCTGGTGCACATCAATGAGTACCTCTACAGCGAGATCGAAGAGGACAACAGGGCCTCGGGCCAGAAGATCTTCGATTACGTGGATCCCAAAAACCGGGAGCTGCAGCTCGAGATGGAGCAGGCCTGCACGGAGCATCTCAAGGATGTGGGTGGCTGGCTGGCGCCCACCTTCGAGCCCATCGCATTCGACGGGGGGGAGTTTCCCTGTGAGGCATCGGTGATCATCCCGGTGCGCAACCGCATCAAGACCATAAGGGATGCCATCTCGTCGGTGTTGAGCCAGCAGACCTCCTTCCCCTTCAACCTGATCGTGGTGGACAACCACTCCGACGACGGCACCACCGAAGCGATCCGCGCGTTTCAGGATGACAAGCGACTGATCCACCTGATCCCCGAAAGGGAGGACCTGGGCATCGGCGGCTGCTGGAACATGGGGGTACACCACCCGGAGTGCGGCAAGTTCGCCGTGCAGCTCGACAGCGACGACATCTACAGCGGCAACGACACCCTGCAAAAGATCATCGAGGCCTTCTACGCACAACAGTGCGCGATGGTGGTGGGCACCTACCGGATGACCAACTTCGCAATGGAGATGATCCCCCCGGGCATCATTGACCACCGGGAGTGGACCCCCGACAACGGGCGCAACAACGCGCTCCGCATCAATGGCCTGGGTGCTCCCCGCGCCTTCTATACCCCTCTGCTGCGGGAGATCAAGCTGCCCAACACCAGCTACGGCGAAGATTACGCCCTCGGACTTTCCATCTCGCGCCGTTACCGGATCGGACGGATCTATGAGGTGCTCTACCTCTGCCGTCGCTGGGAGGAGAACAGCGATGCCTCGCTCGACATCGAAAGGATGAACGCACACAACCTATACAAAGACCGGATCAGAACATGGGAACTACAGGCACGAAAGAGATTGAACGAAGTGAACCGCTGA
- a CDS encoding SpoIID/LytB domain-containing protein, with translation MGTTGTKEIERSEPLIAVGILPEQAAISFSLLSGYTLNGKPLPAGDYRVEAGAAGVTFQGEQYPELTFEPVEMHRESFELKEVIIGRNFHWERRENQRFQGALKFIAEEKGITAINIVALEDYLKSVISSEMSATSSKELLKAHAVISRSWLLAQMEKNRVIDAGYQTSFVTPTEIIRWYDREEHARYDVCADDHCQRYQGITRQTTDLVNKVIDATRGEVITYRHAICDARFSKCCGGVMERFENVWEPIVHPYLQGMADWTEDTAFPDLTREEQADQWIRSAPPAYCNTQDAAILRQVLNDYDRETADFYRWKVTYTQEELSTLIRERSGINYGEIVALEPLERGSSGRIIRLKVIGTERVMIIGKELEIRRTLSPSHLYSSAFVVDAEEENEEGIPQRFILTGAGWGHGVGLCQIGAAMMAAEGQDHKAILRHYFPHTTIEKRY, from the coding sequence ATGGGAACTACAGGCACGAAAGAGATTGAACGAAGTGAACCGCTGATTGCGGTAGGCATTCTACCGGAACAGGCCGCCATAAGCTTTTCACTCCTTTCCGGTTACACGCTGAACGGAAAGCCGCTTCCTGCGGGAGATTACCGGGTGGAAGCCGGTGCGGCGGGTGTCACCTTTCAGGGCGAACAATACCCTGAACTCACCTTCGAACCGGTGGAGATGCACCGTGAGAGCTTCGAGCTGAAGGAGGTGATCATCGGCCGCAACTTCCACTGGGAACGCAGGGAGAACCAGCGTTTTCAGGGAGCGTTGAAGTTCATCGCCGAAGAGAAGGGGATCACCGCCATCAACATCGTCGCCCTGGAGGATTACCTCAAAAGCGTGATCTCCTCCGAGATGAGCGCCACCAGCTCTAAAGAGCTGCTCAAGGCACATGCCGTCATCTCCCGCAGCTGGCTGCTGGCACAGATGGAGAAAAACAGAGTGATCGATGCGGGGTATCAAACCTCTTTTGTCACGCCGACAGAGATCATCCGCTGGTACGACCGCGAAGAGCACGCCCGCTACGATGTCTGCGCCGACGACCATTGCCAGCGCTACCAGGGCATCACCCGGCAGACCACTGACCTGGTGAACAAGGTGATCGATGCGACACGCGGAGAGGTGATCACCTATCGCCATGCCATCTGCGACGCCCGCTTCTCGAAATGCTGCGGTGGCGTGATGGAGCGCTTTGAAAATGTATGGGAACCGATTGTCCATCCCTACCTGCAGGGGATGGCCGATTGGACCGAAGACACTGCCTTCCCCGACCTCACACGGGAAGAGCAGGCCGACCAGTGGATTCGCTCCGCTCCCCCTGCCTACTGCAACACGCAGGATGCTGCGATACTGAGGCAGGTGCTCAACGACTACGACCGGGAGACAGCCGACTTCTACCGCTGGAAGGTGACCTACACACAGGAGGAGCTGTCGACCCTCATCCGGGAGCGCTCCGGCATCAACTATGGAGAGATCGTCGCCCTGGAACCGCTGGAGCGGGGCAGCTCGGGTCGGATCATCCGACTGAAGGTCATCGGCACGGAACGGGTGATGATCATCGGCAAGGAGCTGGAGATACGACGCACCCTCTCCCCCTCACACCTTTACAGCTCCGCCTTCGTGGTCGACGCGGAAGAGGAGAACGAGGAGGGGATTCCACAGCGGTTCATCCTCACCGGTGCCGGCTGGGGTCACGGCGTAGGACTCTGCCAGATTGGTGCGGCCATGATGGCGGCAGAGGGGCAGGACCACAAGGCAATCCTCCGCCACTATTTTCCACACACTACCATCGAAAAGAGATACTAA
- a CDS encoding MFS transporter has product MKKTTRSPWSWIPTLYFAEGLPYVAVMTVSVIMYKRFGLSNSDIALYTSWLYLPWVIKPFWSPFVDILKTKRWWIVSMQLLIGAGLAGIAFTLPTPFYLQASLAFFWLMAFSSATHDIAADGFYMLALDESQQSFFVGIRSTFYRLAMISGQGLLIILAGFLEKSTGQIPLAWSITFFVMAGLFIAFMVYHRFLLPYPAQDSGKAVTTPKMVLIEFGKTFKSFFTKKGIGLAIAFILLYRLAEAMLVKLASPFLLDSREVGGLGLSTSEVGITYGTVGVIALTLGGIIGGIVASRNGLKYWLWPMALAITLPNAAYLLLATFQPENLLWVNVAVATEQFGYGFGFTAYMLYLIYFSQGEHKTAHYSICTGFMALGMMLPGMAAGWIQEQMGYEQFFVLIMLLTIPTLLLIPFMKVDSNFGKKKATVSAGEQSSEA; this is encoded by the coding sequence ATGAAGAAAACAACGCGCTCTCCCTGGAGCTGGATTCCCACCCTCTACTTTGCCGAAGGTCTCCCCTACGTAGCGGTGATGACCGTCTCGGTGATCATGTACAAACGGTTTGGGCTCTCCAACAGCGATATCGCCCTCTATACCAGCTGGCTCTACCTACCCTGGGTGATCAAGCCCTTCTGGAGCCCCTTCGTCGATATCCTCAAAACAAAACGGTGGTGGATCGTCTCGATGCAGCTGCTGATTGGTGCGGGACTGGCCGGCATCGCCTTCACCCTGCCCACCCCCTTCTACCTGCAGGCATCGCTCGCCTTCTTCTGGCTGATGGCCTTCAGCTCCGCCACACACGACATCGCCGCCGACGGCTTCTACATGCTGGCACTCGACGAGTCGCAGCAATCCTTCTTCGTGGGCATCCGCAGCACCTTCTACCGCCTGGCAATGATTTCCGGTCAGGGACTGCTGATCATCCTGGCGGGATTCCTCGAAAAATCGACAGGGCAAATCCCGCTCGCGTGGAGCATCACCTTCTTCGTGATGGCGGGGCTCTTCATCGCCTTTATGGTCTACCACCGCTTTCTCCTGCCCTACCCGGCGCAAGATAGCGGGAAAGCAGTGACCACCCCAAAGATGGTGCTGATCGAATTCGGAAAGACATTTAAATCATTCTTCACCAAGAAGGGTATCGGCCTGGCCATCGCATTCATCCTGCTCTACCGGCTGGCAGAAGCGATGCTGGTGAAGCTGGCATCACCCTTCCTGCTTGACAGTCGCGAGGTGGGAGGACTGGGACTGAGCACTTCCGAGGTGGGCATCACCTACGGCACGGTCGGTGTGATTGCCCTCACCCTGGGTGGCATCATCGGCGGCATCGTCGCCTCACGCAACGGGCTGAAGTACTGGCTCTGGCCCATGGCACTGGCCATCACCCTGCCCAATGCAGCCTACCTCCTGCTGGCCACGTTTCAACCGGAGAACCTTCTCTGGGTGAATGTAGCCGTAGCGACCGAGCAGTTCGGTTATGGATTCGGATTCACCGCCTACATGCTTTACCTGATCTATTTCTCACAGGGTGAGCACAAGACAGCCCACTACTCCATCTGCACCGGCTTCATGGCCCTGGGGATGATGCTGCCCGGCATGGCGGCGGGTTGGATTCAGGAACAGATGGGCTATGAGCAATTCTTCGTCCTGATCATGCTCCTAACGATCCCCACCCTGCTGTTGATACCCTTTATGAAAGTAGACAGCAATTTCGGGAAGAAGAAAGCTACTGTATCTGCCGGTGAGCAATCGTCAGAAGCCTGA
- a CDS encoding DUF1624 domain-containing protein yields MTTTQSSRLLSLDILRGITIAGMIMVNNAGSGQYVYEPLRHAHWHGLTPTDLVFPFFMFIMGVSTYLSLRKFNFEPSRNALWKIARRTLLIFGIGVALGWFGQLMWGVASGESLAVAATHFETLRILGVLQRLALAYGLAAFTVLLVKGRFLPWLIGILLFGYYLILLLGNGFEMSEENVIAVVDRALWGTAHMYKDTTPEGVRIALDPEGLLSTLPSIAHVLIGFLFGKLIAENRDNHKRVEKLLIWGTLLAFSGLLLQYGCPINKKIWSPTFVLTTTGFAAQLLGLLIWIIDIHKKKRWSRFFHAFGVNPLIIYLFAGVMASLVSNIRFGWQGETISVKEFAYQVILRPWAGDYFGSLLYALLFISLCWLFGYKLHKKKIYIKL; encoded by the coding sequence CTGACAACTACACAATCGTCCCGGCTCCTCTCGCTGGACATCCTGCGCGGCATCACCATTGCCGGCATGATCATGGTCAACAATGCCGGCTCAGGTCAATATGTCTACGAACCACTGCGCCATGCACACTGGCACGGGCTCACACCCACCGACCTGGTCTTCCCCTTCTTCATGTTCATCATGGGGGTCTCCACCTACCTCTCGCTGCGCAAGTTCAATTTCGAACCCTCCAGAAATGCATTGTGGAAAATTGCACGACGCACCCTCCTCATCTTCGGGATCGGGGTGGCCTTGGGATGGTTCGGTCAACTGATGTGGGGAGTGGCTTCGGGGGAGTCGCTGGCCGTGGCAGCAACTCACTTTGAGACCCTCCGCATCCTGGGGGTGCTGCAACGACTGGCACTGGCATATGGTCTTGCAGCATTCACAGTCCTTCTGGTGAAGGGAAGGTTTTTGCCCTGGCTGATCGGCATCCTGTTGTTTGGGTACTACCTGATTCTTCTCCTTGGAAATGGGTTTGAGATGTCGGAGGAGAATGTGATTGCGGTGGTGGACAGGGCACTCTGGGGTACAGCACACATGTACAAGGACACCACACCGGAGGGGGTGCGCATTGCCCTCGATCCGGAAGGGTTGCTCAGTACACTCCCCTCCATCGCCCACGTGCTGATCGGCTTCCTCTTCGGCAAGCTGATTGCGGAGAACAGAGACAACCACAAGCGGGTGGAGAAGCTGCTGATCTGGGGAACGCTCCTCGCCTTTTCCGGCCTGTTGCTGCAGTACGGATGCCCCATCAACAAGAAGATATGGAGCCCCACTTTCGTGCTCACCACCACCGGTTTTGCAGCACAGCTGCTCGGGCTGTTGATCTGGATTATCGACATCCACAAGAAAAAGCGATGGAGCCGTTTCTTTCACGCTTTCGGTGTGAACCCGCTGATCATCTATCTCTTCGCGGGGGTGATGGCCAGTCTGGTCTCCAACATCCGGTTTGGGTGGCAGGGAGAGACCATCTCTGTTAAAGAGTTCGCCTATCAGGTGATTTTGCGCCCATGGGCAGGCGACTATTTTGGGTCGCTGCTCTACGCCTTGCTGTTCATCAGCCTCTGCTGGCTGTTTGGATATAAGCTGCACAAAAAAAAGATTTACATCAAACTATAA
- a CDS encoding ATPase: MNKPSARNILIADSGATKTDWCLARGGEILQRFSGNGISPVYQSQEEIAVEIREQVRPRLKDHKIHLIHFYGSGCIPGKTVLVENALQHSFPIGSIHVYSDLIAAAHSLCNHEAGIACILGTGSNSCQWNGSEITAQVSPLGFILGDEGSGAALGRQLVGDALKNQLTPGLREKLLEEQQLTPSLIIDKVYRQPFPSRFLAGLAPFLLNNIADESIRRIVNRSFTDFFERNVMQYDYRNHKVHFVGSVAWHFAGILREVATSKGIAIGRIEQSPMPGLIDYYK; this comes from the coding sequence ATGAATAAACCTTCAGCGAGAAACATATTGATTGCCGACAGCGGAGCGACCAAGACCGACTGGTGCCTGGCACGTGGCGGAGAGATCCTGCAGCGCTTCTCCGGGAACGGGATCAGTCCCGTTTACCAGTCGCAAGAGGAGATAGCGGTGGAGATCAGGGAGCAGGTACGGCCACGTCTGAAGGATCATAAGATCCATTTGATACACTTTTATGGCAGCGGTTGCATTCCGGGGAAAACGGTGCTCGTCGAGAACGCGCTCCAGCACTCATTTCCAATAGGATCAATCCATGTCTACAGCGATCTGATCGCAGCCGCACACAGCCTTTGCAACCATGAGGCGGGCATCGCCTGCATCCTGGGCACCGGCAGCAACTCCTGCCAATGGAACGGCAGTGAGATCACCGCTCAGGTATCACCCCTCGGTTTCATCCTGGGTGACGAGGGTAGCGGTGCCGCCCTGGGCAGGCAGCTGGTGGGTGACGCACTCAAGAACCAGCTCACTCCGGGATTGAGGGAAAAGCTGCTGGAGGAGCAGCAGCTCACACCTTCCCTGATCATTGACAAGGTCTACCGCCAACCCTTTCCAAGTCGTTTCCTTGCCGGATTGGCACCTTTCCTGCTTAACAATATTGCCGACGAGAGCATCCGAAGGATTGTGAACCGCAGCTTTACCGATTTCTTCGAACGCAATGTAATGCAGTATGATTACCGGAATCATAAAGTTCATTTCGTCGGTTCCGTTGCCTGGCATTTTGCCGGAATCCTGCGAGAGGTTGCCACATCCAAAGGAATTGCGATTGGCAGGATTGAGCAATCGCCCATGCCCGGGTTGATCGATTATTACAAATGA